One region of Chlamydia psittaci 6BC genomic DNA includes:
- a CDS encoding valine--tRNA ligase, whose product MEEDAFPKAYDPKGLEEKLYAFWEESNMFVAQAASDKPPYAIIMPPPNVTGILHMGHALVNTLQDVLIRYKRMSGFEVCWVPGTDHAGIATQTVVERHLYSSLGKRRVDFSREEFLEHVWQWKEKSEGVILSQLRQLGCSCDWSRLRFTMEPLANRAVKKAFKILFDKGHIYRGNYLVNWDPVLQTALADDEVEYEEKDGWLYYIRYRVVDSSEDIVVATTRPETLLGDTAIAISPDDERYSHLLGAKVLLPFVDREIPIIADMSVDPSFGTGAVKITPAHDKDDYRTGINHNLPMVNILTPTGEINENGGIFAGLSKEKARESIITALETMGLFVKKEPYKLRVGVSYRSGAVIEPYLSKQWFVSVDSFRDSLREFISSDAIKIFPPEFTKNYLSWVNNLRDWCISRQLWWGHRIPVWYHKSDANRMLCYDGEGIPEEVAKDPESWDQDPDVLDTWFSSGLWPLTCLGWPDNESGDLEKFYPTAVLITGHDILFFWVTRMVLLCSAMVGEKPFSDVFLHGLIFGKSYKRYNDLGEWTYITGEEKYAYDMGKALPKDVIAKWEKLSKSKGNVIDPLEMIAKYGADAVRMALCSCANRGEQIDLDYRLFEEYKNFANKIWNGARFIFGHISNLTSEDLARGIDTTLLGLEDYYILDGFNRLLKELHSAYQNYAFDKMTTMAYEFFRNNFCSTYIEIIKPTLYGKQGSKEDRLTKQKLLAVLLVNILGVLHPIAPFVTETLFLKLKEVIGEVKDECSDAITAHALAMLRADSYVVAPYPQPINIVIPEHLHESFALAERLVYTVRNIRGEMQLDSRASLEAFVICPEGTSIETYVPMVCALGGISSIENLTEEPKDRVYSLGVVEGIRLGVFVPVEHIAKEKTRLEKEKTRLENAIESASRLLSSESFRTKANPDLVCAKEEALKNNRIELQSILDKLASFS is encoded by the coding sequence ATGGAAGAGGATGCATTTCCTAAAGCTTATGATCCTAAAGGATTAGAAGAGAAATTATATGCTTTTTGGGAAGAGTCTAACATGTTTGTGGCACAAGCGGCGAGTGACAAGCCTCCCTATGCTATTATTATGCCGCCACCGAATGTTACCGGCATTTTGCATATGGGGCATGCCCTTGTAAATACTCTTCAAGATGTTCTTATTCGTTATAAGCGTATGTCAGGGTTTGAGGTATGTTGGGTTCCAGGTACCGATCATGCCGGTATCGCTACTCAGACAGTCGTGGAAAGGCACTTATATTCCTCCTTAGGGAAGCGTCGTGTGGATTTCTCTAGAGAAGAATTTCTCGAACATGTGTGGCAGTGGAAAGAAAAAAGTGAAGGCGTCATTCTTTCTCAATTACGTCAGTTAGGATGTTCTTGCGATTGGTCGCGCTTGCGTTTTACCATGGAACCTCTAGCCAATCGTGCTGTGAAAAAAGCATTTAAAATCCTTTTTGATAAAGGACATATTTATAGGGGGAATTATCTTGTTAACTGGGACCCTGTTTTACAGACAGCACTTGCTGATGATGAAGTAGAGTATGAGGAAAAAGACGGTTGGCTTTACTACATTCGTTATCGCGTAGTGGATAGTTCTGAAGACATTGTCGTAGCAACAACACGTCCTGAAACATTGTTAGGCGATACAGCGATTGCTATTTCTCCTGATGATGAGCGTTACAGCCATCTATTAGGAGCTAAGGTGCTTTTACCTTTTGTGGATCGCGAGATTCCTATTATTGCAGATATGTCTGTAGATCCCTCATTCGGTACTGGAGCTGTCAAGATTACACCTGCTCATGATAAAGATGATTATCGCACCGGAATTAATCATAACCTCCCTATGGTAAATATTCTTACTCCTACCGGAGAAATTAACGAGAATGGAGGGATATTTGCAGGCTTAAGTAAAGAAAAAGCTCGAGAAAGTATCATTACTGCTTTAGAGACTATGGGGTTATTTGTTAAGAAAGAACCCTATAAGCTTAGAGTGGGTGTCTCGTATCGTTCAGGTGCCGTTATCGAGCCATATTTATCAAAACAATGGTTTGTTTCTGTAGATAGCTTCCGCGACTCATTGCGAGAGTTTATATCTAGTGATGCAATAAAGATTTTCCCCCCAGAATTTACAAAAAACTATCTCTCTTGGGTGAATAACCTCCGAGATTGGTGCATTAGCCGGCAATTGTGGTGGGGACACCGTATCCCTGTATGGTATCATAAAAGCGATGCGAATCGTATGTTATGCTACGACGGTGAAGGCATTCCTGAAGAGGTAGCTAAAGATCCTGAATCTTGGGATCAAGATCCTGATGTATTAGATACTTGGTTTTCTTCTGGATTGTGGCCATTAACCTGTTTAGGTTGGCCCGATAACGAATCCGGGGATTTAGAAAAGTTTTACCCCACAGCAGTTCTTATTACCGGGCATGATATCCTATTTTTCTGGGTGACGCGCATGGTATTGCTTTGCAGCGCTATGGTTGGAGAAAAGCCTTTTAGCGATGTTTTTTTACATGGATTGATTTTTGGGAAATCGTACAAGCGTTATAACGATCTCGGAGAATGGACATACATTACCGGAGAAGAAAAATATGCTTATGACATGGGGAAAGCCCTTCCTAAAGATGTTATAGCAAAATGGGAAAAGCTTTCTAAGTCTAAAGGTAATGTTATTGATCCTTTGGAGATGATAGCTAAGTACGGTGCTGATGCCGTTCGTATGGCGTTGTGTTCATGCGCGAATCGTGGTGAGCAAATCGATCTTGACTATCGTTTATTTGAGGAATACAAGAACTTCGCGAATAAAATATGGAATGGCGCAAGATTTATCTTTGGTCATATTTCTAATTTGACAAGTGAGGATCTTGCTCGTGGTATAGATACAACTCTTTTAGGATTAGAAGATTATTATATTCTTGATGGGTTCAATCGTTTGTTAAAAGAGTTACATTCTGCGTATCAAAATTACGCATTCGATAAGATGACCACGATGGCATATGAATTCTTCAGGAATAATTTTTGTTCCACATATATAGAGATTATCAAGCCAACTTTATACGGTAAGCAGGGAAGCAAGGAAGATCGACTAACAAAACAGAAATTGTTAGCTGTTTTACTAGTCAATATTTTAGGTGTTTTACATCCTATAGCACCTTTTGTTACTGAAACACTCTTTCTAAAGTTAAAAGAAGTTATAGGAGAAGTTAAGGACGAATGTTCTGATGCTATTACAGCACATGCTTTAGCTATGTTGCGCGCAGATTCTTATGTAGTCGCTCCTTATCCTCAACCCATAAATATCGTTATTCCTGAGCATCTTCATGAATCTTTTGCTCTTGCAGAAAGGCTCGTGTACACAGTTAGGAATATTCGTGGAGAGATGCAATTAGATTCTAGGGCTTCTTTAGAAGCGTTTGTTATTTGCCCTGAAGGAACATCTATAGAGACTTATGTGCCTATGGTGTGCGCTCTTGGTGGTATATCTTCTATAGAAAATCTTACAGAAGAACCTAAAGATCGTGTATATAGCTTAGGGGTAGTTGAGGGTATTCGTCTTGGGGTATTTGTTCCCGTAGAACATATTGCTAAAGAAAAAACACGCCTAGAAAAAGAGAAAACACGTTTGGAGAATGCTATCGAAAGTGCCTCACGTTTATTGAGTAGTGAGAGTTTCCGTACGAAAGCTAATCCAGATCTTGTATGTGCTAAGGAAGAAGCTTTAAAAAATAATCGTATCGAATTACAAAGTATT
- a CDS encoding ATP synthase subunit C: MIDLSVVGPVFAMGLAMIGSAIGCGMAGVASHAVMSRIDEGHGKIIGLSAMPSSQSIYGLIFMLLLRDGIKDGKVGAIAGIAVGLSVGIALLISAVMQGKCCVSAIQAYARSSAIYGKSFASIGIVESFALFAFVFALLLF; encoded by the coding sequence ATGATTGATTTATCGGTTGTTGGTCCTGTTTTTGCCATGGGCTTAGCAATGATAGGCAGTGCCATTGGTTGTGGTATGGCAGGGGTGGCTTCGCATGCTGTGATGTCTCGAATTGACGAGGGACATGGAAAGATTATAGGCTTGTCTGCAATGCCTTCTTCGCAATCTATCTATGGATTGATTTTTATGCTTTTGCTTAGAGATGGTATAAAAGATGGCAAAGTTGGTGCTATAGCAGGGATTGCTGTAGGGCTTTCTGTAGGGATCGCACTATTAATATCGGCTGTAATGCAGGGGAAATGTTGTGTAAGTGCTATCCAAGCTTATGCACGCTCTTCAGCTATTTATGGTAAATCTTTTGCATCTATTGGGATAGTTGAATCGTTTGCACTCTTTGCTTTTGTTTTTGCGTTACTATTGTTCTAG
- a CDS encoding V-type ATP synthase subunit I — protein MRVNVDKYLFIGRNSSEFLTACRELGVVEFISDKRFVTSEKMRRFSECLKILNSLKREYPTSDLSLSKSEDLTVEQILDEVFSLHQEILTFTENTKALRKEILRVKPLGVFSSSDIAEFTRKTGLTIRFFYRKHVEGQELEVDQANVFYLSTAYNFDYYAVIGVVGLSKDQFTEIDAPHSVNELQSQEAVLLRTIHHKKSRICELYAYRQDILEGLCNYTNDQQLKHAEDSVEELFDGRMFAISGWVISDRLTELEKLCEEFDVCLYKVAPNPDEIVPTYLENHGLGRIGEDLVNIYDTPASSDKDPSLWVFVSFFFFFSMIVNDGGYGLVFLATSLFITFKARRALKGSKSLARFLKMFSILGLGCICWGFATTSFFGISISPSNPLREYSLTHVLALKKAEYYLEKHPKGYKELVNEHPLLKDKQTPKEFLLATETVNGDVGKRAVVYDKFTDNILMELALFVGLIHMALGMLRYIRQRYSGLGWIIFMCGAYLYLPLYLQSVSLIHYLFRVPYDFGGVLGYYGIFVGIGLAVSGAVLQRGIGGIDEITAIIQVFSDVLSYLRIYALGLAGAMVGTTIVQISNRFSPAIAFIIILFGHSVNILLSIMGGVIHGLRLNFIEWYHYSFDGGGKLLHPLKKVVCHKVVDS, from the coding sequence ATGCGCGTAAATGTAGATAAGTATCTTTTTATTGGAAGAAATAGCTCAGAATTTCTTACTGCTTGCAGGGAACTCGGAGTTGTCGAGTTTATTTCCGATAAGAGATTCGTTACTTCAGAAAAAATGCGGCGTTTTTCTGAGTGTCTGAAAATTCTAAATAGTTTGAAAAGAGAATATCCTACATCAGATTTGTCGTTGTCAAAATCTGAAGACTTAACCGTTGAACAGATATTAGATGAGGTATTTTCTCTACACCAAGAAATCCTTACTTTCACGGAAAATACAAAAGCTTTAAGGAAAGAGATTCTTAGAGTGAAACCTCTAGGCGTATTTTCTTCTAGTGATATTGCTGAATTCACAAGGAAAACAGGATTAACCATAAGGTTTTTCTATCGCAAACATGTTGAAGGGCAAGAGCTAGAAGTTGATCAAGCGAATGTTTTCTACTTATCTACGGCGTATAATTTCGATTATTATGCTGTAATTGGTGTAGTCGGCTTATCAAAAGACCAATTTACAGAGATTGATGCTCCACACTCTGTTAATGAGTTGCAATCGCAAGAAGCTGTCCTTTTAAGGACTATTCATCATAAAAAATCAAGAATATGTGAGCTTTATGCTTATCGTCAGGATATTCTTGAAGGACTTTGCAATTATACCAATGATCAGCAACTCAAACATGCCGAAGATAGTGTTGAAGAGCTTTTCGATGGTAGGATGTTCGCTATTTCGGGGTGGGTAATCTCTGATCGTCTGACAGAATTAGAGAAACTCTGCGAAGAATTTGATGTCTGTCTATACAAGGTAGCCCCAAATCCAGATGAGATTGTTCCTACCTATTTAGAAAATCATGGTTTGGGACGCATTGGGGAAGATCTGGTGAATATTTATGATACACCAGCATCTTCGGATAAAGACCCTTCGTTATGGGTATTTGTCTCCTTCTTTTTCTTCTTCTCTATGATTGTCAATGATGGTGGTTACGGACTTGTTTTTCTAGCAACCTCGTTGTTCATAACATTTAAGGCACGTCGTGCGCTTAAAGGTTCCAAGTCATTAGCGCGTTTCCTGAAGATGTTTTCTATTTTAGGATTAGGATGTATTTGTTGGGGATTTGCTACCACTTCCTTTTTTGGCATTTCTATCAGTCCTTCAAATCCTTTGCGAGAGTACTCGCTTACGCATGTATTAGCATTGAAAAAGGCAGAATATTATTTAGAGAAGCATCCTAAGGGATATAAAGAGTTAGTTAATGAACATCCTTTATTGAAAGATAAGCAGACCCCAAAAGAGTTTCTCCTTGCTACTGAAACCGTTAATGGCGACGTAGGTAAACGTGCTGTTGTCTATGATAAGTTTACAGACAATATTCTCATGGAATTAGCTTTATTTGTCGGATTGATTCATATGGCTCTGGGCATGTTGCGTTATATACGTCAGCGCTATTCAGGGCTTGGATGGATCATTTTTATGTGCGGTGCCTATCTTTATCTTCCTTTATATTTACAGTCTGTATCTTTAATTCATTACCTATTCCGTGTCCCTTATGATTTTGGAGGGGTTCTAGGTTATTACGGCATATTTGTAGGTATAGGTCTTGCAGTCTCCGGAGCAGTGTTGCAACGTGGTATTGGTGGTATAGATGAGATTACAGCGATTATTCAGGTATTCTCAGATGTTTTATCTTATTTGCGTATATACGCATTAGGCTTGGCAGGTGCCATGGTAGGAACCACAATAGTACAGATTAGCAATCGGTTTTCGCCTGCTATAGCTTTCATTATTATTTTGTTTGGTCATTCAGTGAACATATTACTTTCTATTATGGGGGGAGTGATTCACGGTCTAAGATTAAACTTTATTGAGTGGTATCACTATAGTTTTGATGGGGGAGGCAAGCTCCTACATCCCTTAAAGAAAGTAGTATGTCATAAGGTTGTGGATTCCTAG
- a CDS encoding V-type ATP synthase subunit D, translating to MSSQVKLTKNAYRLEKVKLSRLETYLPTLKLKKALLQVEVTNAIREASESIRAYEESRESIYAFAELYSVPLYVDAIVNSFKIEKVAKEYENIAGVEVPVIKNIVLTESSYSVLDTPIWVDTLVAYTREFVVNKVRSEVAVEKQRILEDELRNVSIRVNLFEKKLIPETTRMIKKIAIFLSDRSITDVGQVKMAKKKIQQRKEESECA from the coding sequence ATGTCTTCACAGGTAAAGTTAACAAAGAACGCCTATCGTTTAGAAAAGGTAAAACTTTCTCGTCTGGAAACATATTTACCAACGTTAAAATTAAAGAAAGCCTTGTTACAAGTAGAAGTAACCAATGCTATTCGAGAGGCCAGTGAAAGTATACGCGCATATGAAGAATCTAGAGAAAGCATATACGCCTTTGCTGAGCTCTATAGTGTTCCTCTCTATGTTGACGCTATAGTAAATAGCTTTAAGATCGAAAAAGTAGCAAAAGAATATGAAAACATCGCAGGCGTCGAAGTTCCTGTAATAAAGAATATCGTTCTAACGGAATCTTCTTATTCTGTTTTAGATACCCCGATCTGGGTAGACACTCTTGTCGCTTACACCAGAGAGTTTGTAGTTAATAAAGTACGCTCTGAAGTGGCTGTAGAAAAGCAAAGAATTTTAGAAGACGAGTTAAGAAATGTCTCTATTCGTGTAAATCTTTTTGAGAAAAAGCTGATTCCAGAGACAACACGTATGATTAAGAAAATAGCAATTTTCTTGAGTGATCGTAGTATTACAGATGTTGGCCAAGTAAAGATGGCTAAGAAAAAGATACAGCAGCGTAAGGAGGAATCCGAATGCGCGTAA
- a CDS encoding V-type ATP synthase subunit B, which yields MQTIYTKITDIKGNLITVEAEGARLGELAEIERVDGRSSYASVLRFDAKKVTLQVFGGTSGLSTGDRVVFLGRSMEVTYGDSLIGRRLNGVGKPIDGEGECFGDPIEISTPTFNPVCRVVPRDMVRTNIPMIDVFNCLVKSQKIPIFSSSGENHNALLMRIAAQTDADIVIIGGMGLTFVDYSFFVEESKRLGFADKSVMFIHKAVDAPVECVLIPDMALACAEKFAVDQNKNVLVLLTDMTAFADALKEIAITMDQIPANRGYPGSLYSDLALRYEKAVDIAQGGSITLISVTTMPGDDITHPVPDNTGFITEGQFYLKNNRIDPFGSLSRLKQLVIGKVTREDHGDLANSLIRLYADSRKANERMSMGFKLSNWDKKLLAFAELFETRLMSLEVNIPLEEALDIGWKILAQSFHSEEVGIKEQLINKYWPKSCLHR from the coding sequence ATGCAGACAATATATACAAAAATTACCGATATCAAAGGAAACTTGATAACCGTAGAAGCTGAGGGAGCACGTTTAGGCGAATTAGCAGAAATAGAGAGAGTAGATGGAAGGTCTTCGTATGCCTCGGTTTTGCGTTTCGATGCTAAGAAAGTGACTCTACAAGTCTTTGGAGGGACTTCTGGGCTGTCAACAGGAGACCGAGTGGTGTTTTTAGGACGCTCTATGGAGGTGACTTACGGAGACTCTTTAATAGGTAGGCGTTTGAACGGGGTAGGTAAACCTATTGACGGTGAGGGAGAATGTTTTGGTGATCCGATTGAAATATCAACGCCTACATTCAATCCTGTTTGCCGTGTTGTTCCTAGGGATATGGTGCGCACCAATATTCCTATGATTGATGTATTCAATTGCTTAGTGAAATCACAAAAAATTCCTATTTTCTCGTCTTCAGGTGAGAATCACAACGCCTTATTGATGCGTATAGCAGCACAAACAGATGCGGATATCGTAATTATTGGAGGCATGGGATTAACCTTTGTTGATTATAGCTTTTTTGTTGAGGAGTCTAAAAGGTTAGGTTTTGCTGATAAAAGTGTAATGTTTATTCATAAGGCTGTAGATGCTCCTGTAGAGTGTGTATTGATTCCTGATATGGCCTTAGCATGTGCTGAAAAATTTGCCGTAGATCAAAATAAAAATGTTTTAGTCTTACTTACAGATATGACGGCATTTGCAGATGCTTTAAAAGAAATTGCTATTACCATGGACCAAATTCCTGCAAACCGCGGGTATCCTGGATCTTTGTATTCTGATCTTGCTTTACGCTATGAAAAGGCTGTGGACATAGCCCAGGGTGGATCGATTACCTTAATTAGTGTAACTACGATGCCCGGTGATGATATTACGCATCCTGTTCCTGATAATACAGGATTCATTACGGAAGGGCAATTTTACCTGAAAAATAATCGTATTGATCCTTTCGGTTCCTTATCTCGTTTGAAACAATTGGTTATTGGTAAGGTGACCAGAGAAGATCACGGAGATCTAGCAAATTCATTAATACGGCTTTATGCTGATTCTAGAAAAGCTAATGAAAGAATGTCCATGGGCTTTAAGTTATCCAATTGGGATAAAAAGTTATTGGCATTTGCGGAGCTTTTTGAAACACGATTGATGAGTTTAGAAGTAAATATTCCTTTAGAAGAAGCTTTGGATATTGGGTGGAAAATTCTTGCTCAAAGTTTCCATTCCGAAGAAGTAGGAATAAAGGAACAGTTGATCAATAAGTATTGGCCCAAGTCATGTCTTCACAGGTAA
- a CDS encoding V-type ATP synthase subunit A, translating into MVTTSGQTTQGYVIEAYGNLLRVRFDGHVRQGEVAYVNVNDAWLKAEVIEVVGQEVKIQVFEDTQDVCRGALVTFSGHLLEAELGPGLLQGIFDGLQNRLQVLAESSFFLKRGEYVNALCKNTLWAYTPKAVVGDVLVRGDALGFVKEGYFDHKIMVPFSCFKEVTITWVISEGEYSVDTVVAKARDADGQEYSFTMVQKWPIKQAFIQGDKVPCHEIMDVGVRILDTQIPVLKGGTFCTPGPFGAGKTVLQHHLSKYAAVDIVILCACGERAGEVVEVLQEFPHLTDPHTGKSLMHRTCIICNTSSMPVAARESSIYLGITIAEYYRQMGLHVLLLADSTSRWAQALREISGRLEEIPGEEAFPAYLASRIAAFYERGGAVRMKDGSEGSLTICGAVSPAGGNFEEPVTQATLSVVGAFCGLSKARADARRYPSIDPMISWSKYLDQVGEILEDKVQGWGEAVKKANYFLREGSEIGKRMEVVGEEGIPMEDMEIYLKSELYDFCYLQQNAFDPVDCYCPFDRQIELFSLMSRIFDARFNFDSPDNARSFFLELQSKIKTLNGQKFLSDEYKEGMEVILRLLETKMVQTA; encoded by the coding sequence ATGGTAACAACTTCGGGACAAACGACTCAGGGATATGTTATAGAGGCCTATGGCAATTTATTGCGTGTACGTTTTGATGGGCACGTACGCCAAGGTGAAGTTGCTTACGTTAATGTTAATGATGCGTGGCTAAAAGCTGAAGTTATTGAGGTTGTCGGTCAAGAGGTTAAGATCCAAGTCTTTGAAGACACGCAAGATGTTTGTCGAGGAGCTTTGGTCACTTTCTCTGGACACTTACTAGAAGCAGAATTAGGGCCAGGATTATTACAAGGGATTTTTGACGGATTGCAAAATCGTCTGCAGGTATTGGCAGAGAGTAGCTTTTTCTTAAAAAGAGGAGAATATGTCAATGCTCTTTGTAAGAACACATTGTGGGCATACACTCCCAAAGCTGTTGTTGGAGATGTTCTTGTTCGTGGAGATGCTCTAGGGTTTGTTAAAGAAGGGTACTTTGATCATAAAATTATGGTACCGTTTTCTTGTTTCAAAGAGGTAACGATTACCTGGGTAATCTCAGAAGGTGAATATAGTGTTGACACCGTAGTTGCTAAAGCTCGAGATGCTGATGGCCAAGAATATAGTTTTACTATGGTTCAGAAATGGCCGATTAAGCAAGCCTTTATTCAAGGAGATAAAGTTCCTTGCCATGAAATTATGGACGTGGGTGTTAGGATTTTAGATACCCAAATTCCTGTATTGAAAGGGGGAACATTCTGTACTCCTGGTCCTTTCGGGGCAGGGAAAACTGTTCTGCAGCACCATTTATCTAAATATGCTGCTGTGGATATTGTTATTCTCTGTGCTTGTGGAGAGCGTGCTGGTGAGGTAGTCGAGGTATTACAAGAGTTTCCTCATCTTACAGATCCACATACTGGAAAATCTTTAATGCATAGGACATGCATTATTTGTAATACATCCTCAATGCCTGTGGCTGCTAGGGAATCCTCTATCTATTTAGGTATTACTATAGCTGAATATTATAGGCAAATGGGTCTGCACGTACTTCTACTAGCAGATTCAACATCACGATGGGCTCAAGCTTTAAGAGAAATTTCCGGAAGATTAGAAGAAATTCCTGGGGAAGAGGCTTTCCCAGCTTACCTGGCATCGAGAATAGCCGCGTTTTACGAACGCGGTGGTGCTGTACGTATGAAAGATGGTTCCGAAGGTTCTCTAACGATATGTGGAGCTGTATCTCCTGCGGGAGGAAATTTTGAAGAACCTGTAACTCAGGCTACTTTATCAGTAGTGGGTGCCTTTTGTGGTCTTTCTAAGGCTCGTGCTGATGCGAGACGTTATCCTTCAATTGACCCTATGATCTCATGGTCAAAATACTTAGATCAAGTTGGAGAGATACTAGAAGATAAGGTCCAAGGGTGGGGAGAAGCAGTAAAAAAAGCTAATTACTTCCTTCGTGAAGGATCCGAAATTGGCAAACGCATGGAAGTGGTTGGGGAAGAAGGAATCCCCATGGAAGATATGGAAATTTACTTAAAATCTGAGTTATATGATTTCTGCTATCTTCAACAAAATGCTTTTGATCCCGTGGATTGTTATTGTCCTTTTGATCGGCAAATTGAGTTATTTTCATTAATGAGTCGTATTTTTGATGCGAGATTTAATTTCGATAGCCCCGACAATGCGAGAAGTTTTTTCCTTGAATTGCAAAGTAAAATCAAAACCTTAAATGGACAGAAGTTTCTTTCTGATGAGTATAAGGAAGGGATGGAAGTCATTCTTAGGTTGTTAGAGACGAAGATGGTACAAACAGCGTAA
- a CDS encoding DUF2764 family protein: MTQYYFLSSFFLPQLPESHPVYSFDDLDALLHLNLSEEDLGYYVILKRFFDFENFAFFWSGKPLPHSYGVVTQENVESMVNLQQWSDDCEFEDFFKDFLLQYKTSQERVENFSSLVREFLSFYQQSSSEFLRTYFTFKQNLRVILAGFRSRVMKLDVSYVLRDEDSSNPVVLQVLMQKDAPNYELPEEFSDLSDVLQDYGRLPHTLNRTLSLYEFHKIEEMYRDKYFDANAVLARVTAYLFAIRNSMVDLEKGKNIINSMEKAITW, from the coding sequence ATGACTCAATATTATTTTTTATCATCGTTTTTTCTTCCTCAGCTTCCTGAGTCTCACCCTGTTTATTCTTTTGATGATCTTGATGCTCTTCTACATTTAAACTTGTCTGAAGAAGATCTAGGGTATTATGTTATCTTAAAACGTTTCTTCGATTTTGAAAATTTTGCATTTTTCTGGTCAGGGAAGCCATTGCCTCATTCTTATGGTGTAGTAACACAAGAGAATGTTGAAAGTATGGTCAATCTCCAACAATGGTCTGATGATTGTGAATTTGAGGATTTTTTCAAGGATTTCTTGTTGCAATATAAGACTTCTCAAGAACGTGTGGAGAACTTTTCCTCGTTAGTTAGGGAATTTCTATCTTTTTATCAACAAAGCTCTTCTGAGTTTCTTCGTACGTATTTTACTTTTAAGCAAAACTTACGTGTGATTTTAGCAGGCTTTCGTTCTCGGGTTATGAAGCTTGATGTTTCTTATGTATTAAGAGATGAAGATAGTTCTAATCCTGTCGTGCTTCAAGTGTTGATGCAAAAAGATGCACCTAATTATGAATTACCCGAAGAATTCTCAGATTTGAGTGATGTGCTACAAGACTATGGACGTTTACCTCATACATTGAATCGTACATTATCTTTGTACGAATTTCATAAGATTGAAGAGATGTACCGAGACAAATATTTTGATGCAAATGCAGTTTTGGCAAGGGTTACTGCGTATTTATTTGCTATTCGCAATAGCATGGTAGATTTAGAGAAAGGCAAAAACATTATTAATTCTATGGAAAAGGCAATCACATGGTAA
- a CDS encoding V-type ATP synthase subunit E has protein sequence MADLGAEDKLKQICDALRIETLKPAEDEADAIVRNAKEQAKRIIDEAQEEASRIIASAKEEADHKLKQGESALAQAGKRSLESLKQAVENKVFKESLAEWLDNTLADPEVSAKLVAALIQAIEDKGISGDLTAYIGKHVATRSVNEFLGKTVLAKLKGKGVAIGKFVGGVQLRVEDKNWVLDLSSDTLLDLLMRYLQKDFREMIFQGS, from the coding sequence ATGGCAGATCTCGGTGCAGAAGATAAGTTAAAGCAAATCTGCGATGCTCTACGAATAGAAACTTTAAAGCCTGCGGAAGATGAAGCAGACGCTATTGTGCGTAATGCAAAGGAACAGGCAAAAAGGATAATAGACGAGGCTCAAGAAGAAGCCAGTCGCATTATTGCTTCGGCTAAAGAAGAAGCCGATCACAAACTAAAACAAGGAGAATCTGCTTTAGCACAAGCAGGTAAGCGTTCCTTAGAAAGTTTAAAACAAGCTGTAGAAAATAAAGTTTTTAAAGAGTCCTTAGCGGAGTGGCTAGACAATACTTTAGCTGATCCCGAGGTTTCCGCTAAACTTGTTGCAGCGTTGATACAGGCGATAGAAGACAAAGGCATTTCCGGGGATCTTACAGCCTATATCGGTAAACACGTGGCAACAAGATCCGTTAATGAATTCCTAGGGAAAACCGTTCTGGCGAAACTTAAAGGTAAAGGAGTAGCAATCGGGAAGTTTGTCGGTGGTGTTCAATTAAGAGTGGAAGATAAGAACTGGGTTTTAGATCTTAGTTCAGATACCTTACTTGATCTTTTGATGCGTTATTTGCAAAAAGATTTTCGTGAAATGATATTTCAGGGTTCCTAG